The Excalfactoria chinensis isolate bCotChi1 chromosome 10, bCotChi1.hap2, whole genome shotgun sequence genome has a segment encoding these proteins:
- the ATOSA gene encoding atos homolog protein A isoform X3, protein MKPERDTLDEYFEYEAEEFLVSLALLITEGRTPEHSIKGRTEGFHCPPAQSSQPPTTKHECSDKLAQCRQARRTRSEVMLLWKNNIPIMVEVMLLPDCCYSDEGPNTEGNDLNDPAIKQDALLLERWILEPVPRQSGDRFIEEKTLLLAVRSFVFFSQLSAWLSVSHGAVPRNILYRVSAADVDLQWTFSQTPTEHIFPVPNVSHNVALKVSVQSLPRQSNYPVLTCSIHTNLSYYEKQMKERKLYQHSESSTAELCSTSSPQRVRGKQAWTMIPEGLLNVKKTPEFTSSLRNLKLYPSTGLGSDFAASQSKVQCYNAAVDSKTQAHETAVRTFKSLSLVDSRVSNGHCSHQSTGETNPLIGSLLQERQEVIARIAQHLIHCDPATSPVVAGRPFNMHETSTATPKAYRSTYEDESLLRKGKETSPVPAVNLDNAKQEDGGEGRTRVIPEIPRLDPRAAVNHCGRPSAGEGNPLIDSLLQERRDVIARIAQHLIHCDPATSHVNGRPFKVHEASPVSSKVFRSTYEDENLLKRVKQPSSVSFAKSSFTLPEDSSKSKLKTPDTPISPRLDGESKASLKLQARRRLVLAKPSDAVQNAFHQTSNKTSHSFTNMHTSSSCVKENKSELLDKLEMMQSDCVQKDQTANRIKQCSNFSSVDEQICTNKLKERTVVSESNNTGTFNNLQIDKCRILEGTKKATVMQASDSLHKNELKCSDRDSKKQSIYEQNTQLISIENYLNKDHDNFKNKSRQDKTKAAHDENEEPVGLDFQSTSQKKPTDDGSIRCERLKNPDVQKAPSLKHTNIWRKHNFRSLDGTSTKAFHPRTGLPLLSSPVPQRKTQSGCFDLDSSLLQLKCLSARSPQQCINRESDPESHGKPFLSSSAPPVTSLSLLGNFEESVLNFRLDPLGIVEGFTAEVGASGIFCPTHMTLPVEVSFYSVSDDNAPSPYMGVITLESLGKRGYRVPPSGTIQVTLFNPNKTVVKMFVVIYDLREMPANHQTFLRQRTFSVPVRREVKRTVNKENSQQTEERLLRYLIHLRFQSSKSGKIYLHRDVRLLFSRKSMEVDSGAAYELKSYTESPTNPQFSPRC, encoded by the exons ATACTTTAGATGAGTACTTTGAGTATGAAGCTGAGGAGTTCCTGGTCTCCTTGGCCTTGCTGATCACCGAGGGTCGGACGCCTGAACACTCGATAAAGGGTAGAACAGAGGGCTTTCATTGTCCTCCAGCACAGTCAAGTCAGCCACCAACAACTAAGCATGAATGCAGCGACAAGCTGGCTCAG TGTCGTCAAGCCAGGAGAACCAGATCTGAGGTTATGCTACTGTGGAAAAACAATATTCCAATCATGGTTGAAGTGATGTTACTTCCAGACTGTTGCTATAGTGATGAAGGGCCTAACACAGAGGGGAATGATTTAAATGATCCTGCGATCAAACAAGATGCATTGTTGTTAGAAAGGTGGATTTTGGAACCAGTTCCTCGACA AAGCGGAGATCGATTCATTGAAGAGAAGACTCTTTTATTGGCTGTTcgctcttttgttttcttctcccagctgaGCGCGTGGCTGAGTGTTTCACACGGTGCTGTTCCCCGTAACATTCTGTACAG GGTGAGCGCTGCAGATGTGGACTTGCAATGGACATTCTCCCAGACACCAACAGAGCACATCTTTCCTGTTCCTAATGTTTCTCACAATGTGGCCTTGAAAGTCAGCGTCCAGTCCTTACCCAGACAATCGAATTACCCAGTGTTGACCTGTAGTATTCACACCAACCTTAGCTattatgaaaagcaaatgaaagagcGTAAGTTATATCAGCACAGTGAatccagcacagcagagctttgCAGTACCTCCAGTCCACAGCGCGTCCGTGGGAAACAAGCGTGGACCATGATACCTGAAGGCCTACTTAATGTAAAAAAGACACCTGAATTTACTTCATCTCTCAGAAATTTAAAGCTTTATCCATCTACTGGTCTTGGATCTGATTTTGCAGCATCGCAGTCTAAAGTTCAGTGCTATAATGCTGCAGTCGACAGTAAGACACAAGCTCATGAAACAGCTGTTAGAACTTTTAAATCGCTTTCGTTGGTTGATTCCCGTGTTTCGAATGGTCATTGCTCTCATCAGTCCACAGGAGAAACCAATCCTTTGATAGGCTCCTTACTTCAGGAGCGACAAGAAGTCATTGCAAGAATTGCTCAACACTTGATTCACTGTGATCCAGCTACTTCCCCAGTTGTTGCTGGACGCCCCTTCAACATGCATGAAACCAGCACAGCTACACCAAAAGCTTATCGGAGTACTTACGAAGATGAAAGCTTGCtgaggaaaggcaaggaaaccTCACCTGTTCCTGCTGTCAATTTAGATAATGCAAAGCAAGAAGATGGTGGTGAAGGCAGAACTAGAGTGATACCAGAAATCCCACGGCTTGATCCCCGTGCTGCAGTGAACCACTGTGGCCGTCCATCTGCAGGAGAAGGCAACCCTCTCATTGACTCTCTACTCCAGGAGCGGCGGGATGTTATAGCAAGGATTGCCCAGCACTTAATTCATTGTGATCCAGCTACTTCTCATGTCAATGGTCGTCCATTCAAAGTACATGAGGCTAGCCCAGTTTCTTCAAAAGTTTTCCGAAGTACATATGAGGATGAAAATTTGCTGAAGAGAGTCAAGCAaccatcttctgtttcttttgctaaATCCAGTTTTACTTTGCCAGAGGACAGCAGTAAATCAAAGTTGAAAACGCCTGATACTCCAATCAGTCCTCGGCTTGATGGTGAATCAAAAGCTTCTCTGAAACTTCAAGCGAGAAGAAGATTGGTGTTAGCAAAACCTAGTGATGCTGtccaaaatgcttttcatcagACTTCAAATAAGACTTCTCATTCATTTACAAACATGCACACATCATCATCGtgtgttaaagaaaataaatccgAATTGCTGGATAAATTGGAAATGATGCAGTCTGATTGTGTGCAGAAAGACCAGACAGCCAATAGAATTAAACAGTGTTCCAATTTTAGCAGCGTTGATGAACAGATTTGCAcaaataaactgaaagaaagaacagttgtCAGTGAGAGCAACAACACGGGCACTTTTAACAATTTGCAGATAGATAAATGCAGAATACTTGAAGGtacaaaaaaagcaactgtGATGCAGGCATCTGACTCTTTGCACAAGAATGAACTCAAATGTTCAGACAGAGactcaaaaaaacaaagtatttatgAGCAGAATACCCAGCTTATTAGTATTGAGAACTATTTAAATAAAGACCACGacaacttcaaaaataaaagcagacaagATAAAACGAAAGCTGCACATGATGAGAATGAGGAGCCAGTAGGCCTTGATTTCCAAAGCACTTCTCAGAAGAAGCCTACAGATGATGGCTCTATTAGGTGTGAGCGGCTGAAGAACCCAGACGTGCAG AAAGCACCATCTCtaaaacacacaaatatatgGCGGAAACACAATTTTCGGTCCTTGGATGGAACTTCAACCAAGGCTTTTCATCCCCGAACTGGATTGCCTCTGCTTTCAAGTCCT GTTCCGCAGAGGAAAACACAATCTGGGTGCTTTGATCTGGATTCgtcactgctgcagctgaaatgttTGTCAGCAAGAAG CCCACAACAATGTATAAACAGAGAGAGTGATCCAGAGAGCCATGGGAAACCATTTCTAAGTTCTAGTGCTCCACCAGTAACAAGTCTTAGCCTTCTGGGAAACTTTGAG GAGTCCGTCTTGAACTTTCGCTTGGACCCGCTAGGCATCGTCGAGGGCTTCACAGCAGAAGTGGGAGCAAGTGGAATCTTCTGTCCCACTCACATGACTCTGCCAGTTGAAGTGTCATTCTACAGCGTTTCAGATGATAACGCACCTTCTCCTTACATG ggtgTAATTACTTTAGAGTCCCTTGGTAAAAGGGGTTATCGGGTACCGCCTTCAGGAACGATACAAGTG ACCTTATTTAACCCTAACAAAACTGTGGTGAAGATGTTTGTGGTGATCTATGACTTAAGAGAGATGCCAGCTAATCATCAGACATTCCTACGGCAAAGAACTTTCTCTGTTCCTGTGAGACGAGAAGTCAAGCGGACTgtcaataaagaaaacagccaaCAGACCGAAGAAAGGCTGCTACGCTACCTCATCCATCTGAg GTTCCAGAGTTCTAAATCTGGAAAGATCTACCTCCACCGAGACGTTAGGCTCCTGTTCTCTCGGAAGTCCATGGAAGTCGATAGCGGCGCTGCATATGAACTCAAATCTTACACTGAATCTCCAACCAATCCTCAGTTCTCCCCGAGATGTTAG
- the ATOSA gene encoding atos homolog protein A isoform X4: MDTLDEYFEYEAEEFLVSLALLITEGRTPEHSIKGRTEGFHCPPAQSSQPPTTKHECSDKLAQCRQARRTRSEVMLLWKNNIPIMVEVMLLPDCCYSDEGPNTEGNDLNDPAIKQDALLLERWILEPVPRQSGDRFIEEKTLLLAVRSFVFFSQLSAWLSVSHGAVPRNILYRVSAADVDLQWTFSQTPTEHIFPVPNVSHNVALKVSVQSLPRQSNYPVLTCSIHTNLSYYEKQMKERKLYQHSESSTAELCSTSSPQRVRGKQAWTMIPEGLLNVKKTPEFTSSLRNLKLYPSTGLGSDFAASQSKVQCYNAAVDSKTQAHETAVRTFKSLSLVDSRVSNGHCSHQSTGETNPLIGSLLQERQEVIARIAQHLIHCDPATSPVVAGRPFNMHETSTATPKAYRSTYEDESLLRKGKETSPVPAVNLDNAKQEDGGEGRTRVIPEIPRLDPRAAVNHCGRPSAGEGNPLIDSLLQERRDVIARIAQHLIHCDPATSHVNGRPFKVHEASPVSSKVFRSTYEDENLLKRVKQPSSVSFAKSSFTLPEDSSKSKLKTPDTPISPRLDGESKASLKLQARRRLVLAKPSDAVQNAFHQTSNKTSHSFTNMHTSSSCVKENKSELLDKLEMMQSDCVQKDQTANRIKQCSNFSSVDEQICTNKLKERTVVSESNNTGTFNNLQIDKCRILEGTKKATVMQASDSLHKNELKCSDRDSKKQSIYEQNTQLISIENYLNKDHDNFKNKSRQDKTKAAHDENEEPVGLDFQSTSQKKPTDDGSIRCERLKNPDVQKAPSLKHTNIWRKHNFRSLDGTSTKAFHPRTGLPLLSSPVPQRKTQSGCFDLDSSLLQLKCLSARSPQQCINRESDPESHGKPFLSSSAPPVTSLSLLGNFEESVLNFRLDPLGIVEGFTAEVGASGIFCPTHMTLPVEVSFYSVSDDNAPSPYMGVITLESLGKRGYRVPPSGTIQVTLFNPNKTVVKMFVVIYDLREMPANHQTFLRQRTFSVPVRREVKRTVNKENSQQTEERLLRYLIHLRFQSSKSGKIYLHRDVRLLFSRKSMEVDSGAAYELKSYTESPTNPQFSPRC, translated from the exons ATACTTTAGATGAGTACTTTGAGTATGAAGCTGAGGAGTTCCTGGTCTCCTTGGCCTTGCTGATCACCGAGGGTCGGACGCCTGAACACTCGATAAAGGGTAGAACAGAGGGCTTTCATTGTCCTCCAGCACAGTCAAGTCAGCCACCAACAACTAAGCATGAATGCAGCGACAAGCTGGCTCAG TGTCGTCAAGCCAGGAGAACCAGATCTGAGGTTATGCTACTGTGGAAAAACAATATTCCAATCATGGTTGAAGTGATGTTACTTCCAGACTGTTGCTATAGTGATGAAGGGCCTAACACAGAGGGGAATGATTTAAATGATCCTGCGATCAAACAAGATGCATTGTTGTTAGAAAGGTGGATTTTGGAACCAGTTCCTCGACA AAGCGGAGATCGATTCATTGAAGAGAAGACTCTTTTATTGGCTGTTcgctcttttgttttcttctcccagctgaGCGCGTGGCTGAGTGTTTCACACGGTGCTGTTCCCCGTAACATTCTGTACAG GGTGAGCGCTGCAGATGTGGACTTGCAATGGACATTCTCCCAGACACCAACAGAGCACATCTTTCCTGTTCCTAATGTTTCTCACAATGTGGCCTTGAAAGTCAGCGTCCAGTCCTTACCCAGACAATCGAATTACCCAGTGTTGACCTGTAGTATTCACACCAACCTTAGCTattatgaaaagcaaatgaaagagcGTAAGTTATATCAGCACAGTGAatccagcacagcagagctttgCAGTACCTCCAGTCCACAGCGCGTCCGTGGGAAACAAGCGTGGACCATGATACCTGAAGGCCTACTTAATGTAAAAAAGACACCTGAATTTACTTCATCTCTCAGAAATTTAAAGCTTTATCCATCTACTGGTCTTGGATCTGATTTTGCAGCATCGCAGTCTAAAGTTCAGTGCTATAATGCTGCAGTCGACAGTAAGACACAAGCTCATGAAACAGCTGTTAGAACTTTTAAATCGCTTTCGTTGGTTGATTCCCGTGTTTCGAATGGTCATTGCTCTCATCAGTCCACAGGAGAAACCAATCCTTTGATAGGCTCCTTACTTCAGGAGCGACAAGAAGTCATTGCAAGAATTGCTCAACACTTGATTCACTGTGATCCAGCTACTTCCCCAGTTGTTGCTGGACGCCCCTTCAACATGCATGAAACCAGCACAGCTACACCAAAAGCTTATCGGAGTACTTACGAAGATGAAAGCTTGCtgaggaaaggcaaggaaaccTCACCTGTTCCTGCTGTCAATTTAGATAATGCAAAGCAAGAAGATGGTGGTGAAGGCAGAACTAGAGTGATACCAGAAATCCCACGGCTTGATCCCCGTGCTGCAGTGAACCACTGTGGCCGTCCATCTGCAGGAGAAGGCAACCCTCTCATTGACTCTCTACTCCAGGAGCGGCGGGATGTTATAGCAAGGATTGCCCAGCACTTAATTCATTGTGATCCAGCTACTTCTCATGTCAATGGTCGTCCATTCAAAGTACATGAGGCTAGCCCAGTTTCTTCAAAAGTTTTCCGAAGTACATATGAGGATGAAAATTTGCTGAAGAGAGTCAAGCAaccatcttctgtttcttttgctaaATCCAGTTTTACTTTGCCAGAGGACAGCAGTAAATCAAAGTTGAAAACGCCTGATACTCCAATCAGTCCTCGGCTTGATGGTGAATCAAAAGCTTCTCTGAAACTTCAAGCGAGAAGAAGATTGGTGTTAGCAAAACCTAGTGATGCTGtccaaaatgcttttcatcagACTTCAAATAAGACTTCTCATTCATTTACAAACATGCACACATCATCATCGtgtgttaaagaaaataaatccgAATTGCTGGATAAATTGGAAATGATGCAGTCTGATTGTGTGCAGAAAGACCAGACAGCCAATAGAATTAAACAGTGTTCCAATTTTAGCAGCGTTGATGAACAGATTTGCAcaaataaactgaaagaaagaacagttgtCAGTGAGAGCAACAACACGGGCACTTTTAACAATTTGCAGATAGATAAATGCAGAATACTTGAAGGtacaaaaaaagcaactgtGATGCAGGCATCTGACTCTTTGCACAAGAATGAACTCAAATGTTCAGACAGAGactcaaaaaaacaaagtatttatgAGCAGAATACCCAGCTTATTAGTATTGAGAACTATTTAAATAAAGACCACGacaacttcaaaaataaaagcagacaagATAAAACGAAAGCTGCACATGATGAGAATGAGGAGCCAGTAGGCCTTGATTTCCAAAGCACTTCTCAGAAGAAGCCTACAGATGATGGCTCTATTAGGTGTGAGCGGCTGAAGAACCCAGACGTGCAG AAAGCACCATCTCtaaaacacacaaatatatgGCGGAAACACAATTTTCGGTCCTTGGATGGAACTTCAACCAAGGCTTTTCATCCCCGAACTGGATTGCCTCTGCTTTCAAGTCCT GTTCCGCAGAGGAAAACACAATCTGGGTGCTTTGATCTGGATTCgtcactgctgcagctgaaatgttTGTCAGCAAGAAG CCCACAACAATGTATAAACAGAGAGAGTGATCCAGAGAGCCATGGGAAACCATTTCTAAGTTCTAGTGCTCCACCAGTAACAAGTCTTAGCCTTCTGGGAAACTTTGAG GAGTCCGTCTTGAACTTTCGCTTGGACCCGCTAGGCATCGTCGAGGGCTTCACAGCAGAAGTGGGAGCAAGTGGAATCTTCTGTCCCACTCACATGACTCTGCCAGTTGAAGTGTCATTCTACAGCGTTTCAGATGATAACGCACCTTCTCCTTACATG ggtgTAATTACTTTAGAGTCCCTTGGTAAAAGGGGTTATCGGGTACCGCCTTCAGGAACGATACAAGTG ACCTTATTTAACCCTAACAAAACTGTGGTGAAGATGTTTGTGGTGATCTATGACTTAAGAGAGATGCCAGCTAATCATCAGACATTCCTACGGCAAAGAACTTTCTCTGTTCCTGTGAGACGAGAAGTCAAGCGGACTgtcaataaagaaaacagccaaCAGACCGAAGAAAGGCTGCTACGCTACCTCATCCATCTGAg GTTCCAGAGTTCTAAATCTGGAAAGATCTACCTCCACCGAGACGTTAGGCTCCTGTTCTCTCGGAAGTCCATGGAAGTCGATAGCGGCGCTGCATATGAACTCAAATCTTACACTGAATCTCCAACCAATCCTCAGTTCTCCCCGAGATGTTAG
- the ATOSA gene encoding atos homolog protein A isoform X2, whose product MTAERNGSSADTLDEYFEYEAEEFLVSLALLITEGRTPEHSIKGRTEGFHCPPAQSSQPPTTKHECSDKLAQCRQARRTRSEVMLLWKNNIPIMVEVMLLPDCCYSDEGPNTEGNDLNDPAIKQDALLLERWILEPVPRQSGDRFIEEKTLLLAVRSFVFFSQLSAWLSVSHGAVPRNILYRVSAADVDLQWTFSQTPTEHIFPVPNVSHNVALKVSVQSLPRQSNYPVLTCSIHTNLSYYEKQMKERKLYQHSESSTAELCSTSSPQRVRGKQAWTMIPEGLLNVKKTPEFTSSLRNLKLYPSTGLGSDFAASQSKVQCYNAAVDSKTQAHETAVRTFKSLSLVDSRVSNGHCSHQSTGETNPLIGSLLQERQEVIARIAQHLIHCDPATSPVVAGRPFNMHETSTATPKAYRSTYEDESLLRKGKETSPVPAVNLDNAKQEDGGEGRTRVIPEIPRLDPRAAVNHCGRPSAGEGNPLIDSLLQERRDVIARIAQHLIHCDPATSHVNGRPFKVHEASPVSSKVFRSTYEDENLLKRVKQPSSVSFAKSSFTLPEDSSKSKLKTPDTPISPRLDGESKASLKLQARRRLVLAKPSDAVQNAFHQTSNKTSHSFTNMHTSSSCVKENKSELLDKLEMMQSDCVQKDQTANRIKQCSNFSSVDEQICTNKLKERTVVSESNNTGTFNNLQIDKCRILEGTKKATVMQASDSLHKNELKCSDRDSKKQSIYEQNTQLISIENYLNKDHDNFKNKSRQDKTKAAHDENEEPVGLDFQSTSQKKPTDDGSIRCERLKNPDVQKAPSLKHTNIWRKHNFRSLDGTSTKAFHPRTGLPLLSSPVPQRKTQSGCFDLDSSLLQLKCLSARSPQQCINRESDPESHGKPFLSSSAPPVTSLSLLGNFEESVLNFRLDPLGIVEGFTAEVGASGIFCPTHMTLPVEVSFYSVSDDNAPSPYMGVITLESLGKRGYRVPPSGTIQVTLFNPNKTVVKMFVVIYDLREMPANHQTFLRQRTFSVPVRREVKRTVNKENSQQTEERLLRYLIHLRFQSSKSGKIYLHRDVRLLFSRKSMEVDSGAAYELKSYTESPTNPQFSPRC is encoded by the exons ATACTTTAGATGAGTACTTTGAGTATGAAGCTGAGGAGTTCCTGGTCTCCTTGGCCTTGCTGATCACCGAGGGTCGGACGCCTGAACACTCGATAAAGGGTAGAACAGAGGGCTTTCATTGTCCTCCAGCACAGTCAAGTCAGCCACCAACAACTAAGCATGAATGCAGCGACAAGCTGGCTCAG TGTCGTCAAGCCAGGAGAACCAGATCTGAGGTTATGCTACTGTGGAAAAACAATATTCCAATCATGGTTGAAGTGATGTTACTTCCAGACTGTTGCTATAGTGATGAAGGGCCTAACACAGAGGGGAATGATTTAAATGATCCTGCGATCAAACAAGATGCATTGTTGTTAGAAAGGTGGATTTTGGAACCAGTTCCTCGACA AAGCGGAGATCGATTCATTGAAGAGAAGACTCTTTTATTGGCTGTTcgctcttttgttttcttctcccagctgaGCGCGTGGCTGAGTGTTTCACACGGTGCTGTTCCCCGTAACATTCTGTACAG GGTGAGCGCTGCAGATGTGGACTTGCAATGGACATTCTCCCAGACACCAACAGAGCACATCTTTCCTGTTCCTAATGTTTCTCACAATGTGGCCTTGAAAGTCAGCGTCCAGTCCTTACCCAGACAATCGAATTACCCAGTGTTGACCTGTAGTATTCACACCAACCTTAGCTattatgaaaagcaaatgaaagagcGTAAGTTATATCAGCACAGTGAatccagcacagcagagctttgCAGTACCTCCAGTCCACAGCGCGTCCGTGGGAAACAAGCGTGGACCATGATACCTGAAGGCCTACTTAATGTAAAAAAGACACCTGAATTTACTTCATCTCTCAGAAATTTAAAGCTTTATCCATCTACTGGTCTTGGATCTGATTTTGCAGCATCGCAGTCTAAAGTTCAGTGCTATAATGCTGCAGTCGACAGTAAGACACAAGCTCATGAAACAGCTGTTAGAACTTTTAAATCGCTTTCGTTGGTTGATTCCCGTGTTTCGAATGGTCATTGCTCTCATCAGTCCACAGGAGAAACCAATCCTTTGATAGGCTCCTTACTTCAGGAGCGACAAGAAGTCATTGCAAGAATTGCTCAACACTTGATTCACTGTGATCCAGCTACTTCCCCAGTTGTTGCTGGACGCCCCTTCAACATGCATGAAACCAGCACAGCTACACCAAAAGCTTATCGGAGTACTTACGAAGATGAAAGCTTGCtgaggaaaggcaaggaaaccTCACCTGTTCCTGCTGTCAATTTAGATAATGCAAAGCAAGAAGATGGTGGTGAAGGCAGAACTAGAGTGATACCAGAAATCCCACGGCTTGATCCCCGTGCTGCAGTGAACCACTGTGGCCGTCCATCTGCAGGAGAAGGCAACCCTCTCATTGACTCTCTACTCCAGGAGCGGCGGGATGTTATAGCAAGGATTGCCCAGCACTTAATTCATTGTGATCCAGCTACTTCTCATGTCAATGGTCGTCCATTCAAAGTACATGAGGCTAGCCCAGTTTCTTCAAAAGTTTTCCGAAGTACATATGAGGATGAAAATTTGCTGAAGAGAGTCAAGCAaccatcttctgtttcttttgctaaATCCAGTTTTACTTTGCCAGAGGACAGCAGTAAATCAAAGTTGAAAACGCCTGATACTCCAATCAGTCCTCGGCTTGATGGTGAATCAAAAGCTTCTCTGAAACTTCAAGCGAGAAGAAGATTGGTGTTAGCAAAACCTAGTGATGCTGtccaaaatgcttttcatcagACTTCAAATAAGACTTCTCATTCATTTACAAACATGCACACATCATCATCGtgtgttaaagaaaataaatccgAATTGCTGGATAAATTGGAAATGATGCAGTCTGATTGTGTGCAGAAAGACCAGACAGCCAATAGAATTAAACAGTGTTCCAATTTTAGCAGCGTTGATGAACAGATTTGCAcaaataaactgaaagaaagaacagttgtCAGTGAGAGCAACAACACGGGCACTTTTAACAATTTGCAGATAGATAAATGCAGAATACTTGAAGGtacaaaaaaagcaactgtGATGCAGGCATCTGACTCTTTGCACAAGAATGAACTCAAATGTTCAGACAGAGactcaaaaaaacaaagtatttatgAGCAGAATACCCAGCTTATTAGTATTGAGAACTATTTAAATAAAGACCACGacaacttcaaaaataaaagcagacaagATAAAACGAAAGCTGCACATGATGAGAATGAGGAGCCAGTAGGCCTTGATTTCCAAAGCACTTCTCAGAAGAAGCCTACAGATGATGGCTCTATTAGGTGTGAGCGGCTGAAGAACCCAGACGTGCAG AAAGCACCATCTCtaaaacacacaaatatatgGCGGAAACACAATTTTCGGTCCTTGGATGGAACTTCAACCAAGGCTTTTCATCCCCGAACTGGATTGCCTCTGCTTTCAAGTCCT GTTCCGCAGAGGAAAACACAATCTGGGTGCTTTGATCTGGATTCgtcactgctgcagctgaaatgttTGTCAGCAAGAAG CCCACAACAATGTATAAACAGAGAGAGTGATCCAGAGAGCCATGGGAAACCATTTCTAAGTTCTAGTGCTCCACCAGTAACAAGTCTTAGCCTTCTGGGAAACTTTGAG GAGTCCGTCTTGAACTTTCGCTTGGACCCGCTAGGCATCGTCGAGGGCTTCACAGCAGAAGTGGGAGCAAGTGGAATCTTCTGTCCCACTCACATGACTCTGCCAGTTGAAGTGTCATTCTACAGCGTTTCAGATGATAACGCACCTTCTCCTTACATG ggtgTAATTACTTTAGAGTCCCTTGGTAAAAGGGGTTATCGGGTACCGCCTTCAGGAACGATACAAGTG ACCTTATTTAACCCTAACAAAACTGTGGTGAAGATGTTTGTGGTGATCTATGACTTAAGAGAGATGCCAGCTAATCATCAGACATTCCTACGGCAAAGAACTTTCTCTGTTCCTGTGAGACGAGAAGTCAAGCGGACTgtcaataaagaaaacagccaaCAGACCGAAGAAAGGCTGCTACGCTACCTCATCCATCTGAg GTTCCAGAGTTCTAAATCTGGAAAGATCTACCTCCACCGAGACGTTAGGCTCCTGTTCTCTCGGAAGTCCATGGAAGTCGATAGCGGCGCTGCATATGAACTCAAATCTTACACTGAATCTCCAACCAATCCTCAGTTCTCCCCGAGATGTTAG